Proteins from one Gossypium raimondii isolate GPD5lz chromosome 8, ASM2569854v1, whole genome shotgun sequence genomic window:
- the LOC105791370 gene encoding ubiquitin-conjugating enzyme E2 10 — protein sequence MASKRILKELKDLQKDPPTSCSAGPVAEDMFHWQATIMGPPDSPYAGGVFLVTIHFPPDYPFKPPKVAFRTKVFHPNINSNGSICLDILKEQWSPALTISKVLLSICSLLTDPNPDDPLVPEIAHMYKTDRNKYETTARSWTQKYAMG from the exons aTGGCTTCAAAGCGGATATTGAAGGAGCTCAAGGATCTCCAGAAAGATCCTCCTACCTCTTGCAGCGCTG GCCCTGTTGCTGAAGACATGTTTCATTGGCAAGCAACTATTATGGGTCCTCCAGATAGCCCGTATGCCGGTGGGGTGTTTCTAGTCACCATTCATTTCCCTCCGGATTATCCATTTAAACCACCCAAG GTTGCATTCAGGACAAAGGTATTTCACCCTAATATTAACAGCAACGGTAGCATTTGCCTTGATATTTTAAAGGAACAGTGGAGCCCTGCCCTCACCATATCCAAG GTGTTGCTGTCAATCTGCTCACTCCTGACGGATCCAAATCCTGATGACCCTTTGGTGCCGGAGATTGCCCACATGTACAAGACGGATAGGAACAAGTATGAGACAACCGCTCGGAGCTGGACCCAAAAATATGCTATGGGTTAA
- the LOC105791369 gene encoding putative glucose-6-phosphate 1-epimerase: MNQSGPAVEVTQDRNGIHQVVLRNPRGASARVSLYGGQVLSWRTDRGEELLFASTKAIFKPPYAVRGGIPICFPQFGQRGSLEQHGFARNRIWIIDDNPPPLHPNDPSEKAYTDLLLKPSEDDLKIWPNSFEFRLRISLTADGNLSLMSRIRNINYKPFSFSIAYLTYFSISDISEVRVEGLETLDYLDNLCQRERFTEQGDALTFESEVDRVYLGSRDTIAIFDHERKRTFLIQKQGLPDVGVWNPWEKKSKTMVDFGDEEYKEMLCVNGAAVEKPITLKPGEEWTGRLELSVVPSS, encoded by the exons ATGAATCAATCGGGGCCAGCAGTTGAAGTCACGCAAGATAGAAATGGAATCCATCAGGTTGTGCTTAGGAATCCTCGAGGGGCATCAGCAAGGGTCAGCTTGTACGGAGGACAGGTCCTTTCATGGCGGACTGACCGAGGAGAAGAGTTGCTATTCGCAAGTACTAAG GCAATCTTCAAGCCACCATACGCAGTGCGAGGAGGAATACCTATATGCTTCCCACAG TTTGGTCAGCGAGGATCGCTGGAGCAACATGGGTTTGCCAGGAACAGGATTTGGATCATTGATGACAATCCACCACCATTGCATCCAAATGATCCAAGTGAGAAGGCCTATACTGACTTGCTGTTGAAGCCATCAGAAGACGATTTGAAGATTTGGCCAAACAG TTTCGAGTTTCGTCTTCGGATATCTTTGACAGCAGATGGGAATCTAAGCTTGATGTCACGCATCAGGAATATCAATTACAAGCCTTTTAGTTTCTCAATTGCTTATCTCACATATTTCTCCATCTCTGATATCAG TGAAGTTAGGGTAGAGGGATTGGAAACTCTTGACTATCTTGACAACCTATGCCAAAGGGAACGGTTCACAGAACAAGGAGATGCCTTGACATTCGAATCTGAG GTGGACAGAGTTTATCTTGGCTCTAGAGATACCATTGCCATCTTCGATCATGAAAGAAAACGGACCTTTCTAATACAGAAACAAGGCCTTCCAGATGTTG GGGTTTGGAATCCATgggaaaagaaatcgaaaacCATGGTTGATTTTGGGGATGAAGAATACAAGGAGATGCTTTGTGTCAATGGGGCAGCAGTTGAAAAACCAATCACCTTGAAACCAGGTGAGGAATGGACAGGCCGCTTGGAGCTCTCGGTTGTCCCTTCAAGTTGA
- the LOC105793289 gene encoding ACD11 homolog protein-like, producing MEYVAKVGNLVEASKRFATLENIVDVDIGNGTVKKQKSPSRDLRRVRQGLDLVRALFEQFLSSKDYSLRNAASTAYAQVLHRITHGRPMHEVTFSTEDKPKLLSQYMLVSESGEWL from the exons ATGGAGTACGTCGCCAAG GTAGGTAATCTTGTGGAAGCATCAAAGAGGTTTGCCACTTTAGAAAATATAGTTGATGTAGATATAGGTAATGGGACAGTGAAAAAACAGAAAAGCCCTTCGCGTGATCTGCGTCGTGTTAGACAGGGTCTTGACCTCGTACGAGCTTTATTTGAACAATTTTTGTCATCCAA gGATTACTCATTGAGAAACGCAGCTTCAACAGCTTATGCTCAAGTATTGCACCGTATCACACATGGGCG GCCCATGCATGAAGTTACATTTTCAACAGAAGACAAACCAAAACTTCTTAGTCAGTATATGCTAG TTAGTGAATCTGGAGAGTGGCTATAA